The uncultured Cohaesibacter sp. genome window below encodes:
- a CDS encoding endonuclease/exonuclease/phosphatase family protein: MIRLIRHILDICILMGLVTGAAISVLALLGAFIPVFDVINHFQIIIALLGLFALAMSFVWPSTLGALKSYGRIIVIFILCCSAVLLGPELWGRFSHRNADEALALDTGKQPLKLLSFNIYMGTWDRKALAGTVINADPDVAALQEFAPNRFKNQPDLKRVYPHQAKCQSWRVCTLTILSKHPLTDIKSYQLGSSDQNNPLHGKLLAATVHMPGAVPFRLYNVHLAWPLPLAEKLKQLDRLLEIIESDRKDTPMQVVSGDFNSTGWAFRVDQFARKAYLERRDRFVPTFPSPNSLIKRLRLPAFLSLDHILTSPDIEAGAVVRVRSPIGDHWPIRTTLYLPQK, from the coding sequence ATGATAAGGCTGATCAGACACATACTCGACATTTGTATCCTGATGGGCCTTGTGACAGGTGCTGCGATTTCGGTTCTGGCGCTGCTGGGTGCATTCATTCCCGTATTCGATGTCATCAATCACTTCCAGATCATCATAGCGCTCCTTGGCCTTTTCGCCCTCGCCATGAGTTTTGTCTGGCCAAGCACCTTGGGCGCTCTCAAATCCTACGGCCGCATCATAGTGATCTTCATCCTGTGTTGTTCAGCGGTTTTGCTGGGGCCCGAGCTCTGGGGACGCTTTAGCCATCGCAATGCCGATGAGGCACTGGCACTCGACACCGGCAAACAGCCGCTGAAGCTCCTCAGCTTCAATATCTATATGGGAACATGGGACCGTAAGGCGCTTGCAGGCACCGTCATCAACGCCGACCCGGATGTTGCAGCCCTGCAGGAGTTTGCACCCAACCGTTTCAAGAACCAGCCCGATCTCAAGCGGGTCTACCCCCATCAGGCCAAGTGCCAGTCATGGCGGGTCTGCACGCTGACGATTCTTTCAAAACATCCCCTGACCGACATCAAGTCCTACCAGTTGGGATCATCTGACCAGAACAATCCCCTGCACGGCAAGCTGCTGGCGGCCACTGTGCATATGCCGGGCGCGGTCCCGTTCCGTCTCTACAATGTGCACCTGGCCTGGCCTTTGCCATTGGCGGAAAAACTCAAGCAGCTCGACAGGCTTCTCGAGATCATCGAAAGTGATCGCAAGGACACGCCAATGCAAGTGGTCTCGGGCGATTTCAACTCGACCGGCTGGGCCTTCCGTGTCGACCAGTTTGCCCGCAAGGCCTATCTCGAGCGACGGGATCGCTTCGTGCCGACCTTCCCCTCCCCCAATTCTCTCATCAAGCGGTTGCGCCTGCCAGCCTTCCTCAGCCTTGATCACATCCTGACCAGCCCGGACATCGAAGCTGGTGCCGTTGTGCGCGTGCGCTCGCCCATAGGCGATCATTGGCCGATCAGGACAACGCTCTACCTGCCGCAGAAATAG
- a CDS encoding arginyltransferase: protein MTRHALENPQFYLTSAQDCPYLDDRQERKIFTYLVGEEARNLNNLLSVGGFRRSQTIAYRPACADCKACKSVRVVVPDFSFSRNQRKIIGHNADLVRTIRPAIASSEQYALFKRYLQSRHNDGGMVEMTEADYIAMVEETHIETIVVEYRKRVEGDGIAAKPRGELVAVALTDVLDDATSMVYSFYSPEEEKRSLGTYLILDHIRQAIHAGLSYVYLGYWVENSAKMAYKTRFKPLEVLGMDGWTCLD from the coding sequence ATGACAAGACACGCCCTCGAGAATCCTCAGTTCTATCTCACGTCAGCACAGGACTGCCCGTATCTGGATGATCGGCAGGAGAGAAAGATCTTTACGTATCTTGTCGGCGAAGAAGCGCGGAATCTCAACAATCTGCTGTCGGTCGGCGGCTTCAGACGCAGCCAGACCATCGCCTATCGTCCTGCCTGTGCAGACTGCAAGGCCTGCAAATCGGTGCGGGTTGTCGTGCCCGATTTCTCCTTCTCGCGGAATCAGCGCAAGATCATCGGCCACAACGCTGATCTTGTGCGCACTATCCGGCCCGCAATCGCCTCTTCCGAGCAATATGCCCTGTTCAAACGCTACCTCCAATCCCGCCACAATGACGGCGGCATGGTGGAGATGACGGAAGCCGACTATATCGCCATGGTTGAGGAAACCCATATCGAAACCATTGTCGTGGAATATCGCAAGCGGGTGGAAGGCGACGGCATCGCCGCAAAGCCGCGCGGCGAGCTGGTTGCCGTTGCGCTTACCGATGTCCTCGACGATGCAACCTCGATGGTCTACAGTTTCTATTCTCCGGAAGAGGAAAAGCGTAGCCTTGGCACCTATCTTATCCTCGACCACATCCGGCAAGCGATCCATGCGGGGCTCAGTTATGTCTATCTGGGCTATTGGGTCGAGAACTCTGCCAAGATGGCCTACAAGACCCGCTTCAAGCCTTTGGAAGTTTTGGGCATGGATGGCTGGACCTGCCTTGATTAA